Proteins encoded in a region of the Neodiprion lecontei isolate iyNeoLeco1 chromosome 5, iyNeoLeco1.1, whole genome shotgun sequence genome:
- the LOC107219190 gene encoding girdin isoform X3 — protein MATSSVEDFLSGPLVTWFTSCLKEPDALVNYEDLVDGVALHDVFLQINPEPMHDRVVPSVRNPAMRTKNLNAIIGNIKQFYEEELGHLVLVLPDTVKLGKEPETAIGEIKLLLLLLLGCAVQCPNKEKFITKIKDMAVDVQLAIVDCIKQVTDDQNIVITQESMENVNMGVLFNQIKRLVHDRDLYYEKWKTSTTTESADNSESAISIEIEEMNKLHQVNSIVKSERSNNHHHAVELADWKSKVRKQRQELEEKTEGLLECREELEHTKAALAKLRQENQELMHEARTAKSYRDELDAVIERAERADRLEIEVARYKEKLADIEFYKTRIEEIREDNRVLMETREMLEEQLMTTRRRSDKVPELESEIIKYKQLLNDASLEREADKERYLEICDENAQLRCITKGNLAETSLSPSMSDSEEPATADNSLSEQLTNNAQTRALKLELENRRLVTLIDSLQENSFHESSTRVLELEKDKKKLTLKINSLNDNCERLTQQNADLERICRDALEENKKLQDSLNNKRALFDKQQLENQSLSTKISDLERNYESVVKEKQRIQSLQESAQRRAEDLERSLDLVNQKLEELKKTESKLSDMVLRCTELETKLLNLEREKENAQRDVNKFRLTIEDKDIALDKAANEIEIANKTIDELKQEVDDYNSQISRLRDIERSSKELDSRAAIDRETLEALQSDLVAEKLNTQHLSTVLEKFGVSINMLLSLPTDTIIETIAQVPEVINSVKKFVTIEIPPLDNNSVSNKSSNSTDINTITEQNRLQNTVETLKIESKKLRAELTASHAMSDNLLAEKAKLQVNITTLQSQNTSLTTQHTALQLANSQLVAEKEELLKERASQESIHSQLVNDQIALQILHEGLNNEYEKLLVEREVVKSTLRDVKNEARALRETCQSLEAKNKALQAERETLIGNTKSLSNLRGEHSKLKDDFRNLFTATEKLKSEYRNLQEDYKNNKMETNRLSLKQTETNGELVLKDERCAYLEFELSKLNQRCEMLLQMNSGLDNDRRSLMDHVSLLLSQYHELLTHSLDDKEHYHMEEKLFTDKVNNLCRQKEKLEEKIMEHYRKLESCSMKKKGFGASFVRRVRKAGSELLNKNRRSWAEDTKQLDGKTYESESGGNDSDASAEDIRPIRGKKEQPDITELRSDPLSLGYPGTRRTVYYTDEIPSSKTTLD, from the exons AATTGGGTCACCTTGTTTTAGTGTTACCTGACACTGTCAAGTTGGGAAAAGAGCCCGAAACTGCTATTGGAGAAATCAAGTTACTTCTGTTACTTCTACTGGGATGCGCAGTTCAATGCCCcaacaaagaaaaattcatcactAAAATCAAAGACATGGCTGTAGATGTTCAACTCGCCATTGTCGACTGCATAAAACAG GTAACAGATGATCAGAATATCGTGATCACTCAAGAGTCGATGGAGAATGTTAACATGGGTGTTTTGTTTAATCAAATTAAGAGGTTGGTTCACGATCGAGATCTATATTACGAG AAATGGAAAACCTCAACAACAACTGAAAGTGCAGACAACAGTGAATCAGCCATAAgcattgaaattgaagaaatgaaCAAACTGCATCAAGTAAACAGTATCGTAAAATCTGAGAGAAGCAACAACCATCATCACGCTGTTGAATTGGCCGATTGGaaatcaaaagttagaaaGCAGCGACAAGAATT GGAAGAAAAGACAGAGGGCTTGCTTGAGTGTAGAGAAGAATTAGAACACACAAAAGCTGCACTAGCAAAACTCAGGCAAGAG AATCAAGAACTCATGCATGAGGCACGAACTGCAAAATCATACAGAGACGAGTTAGATGCAGTTATCGAACGGGCTGAGCGAGCTGATCGGCTTGAAATTGAGGTAGCCAGATACAAGGAGAAATTAGCAGACattgaattttacaaaactAGAATCGAAGAGATACGTGAAGATAATAG gGTATTAATGGAGACCAGAGAAATGCTGGAGGAGCAGTTGATGACGACACGAAGGCGTTCAGACAAAGTCCCGGAGTTAGAATCAGAAATAATAAAGTACAAGCAGCTTCTCAATGATGCTTCTTTG GAACGAGAGGCCGACAAGGAGAGGTACCTAGAAATTTGCGATGAAAACGCGCAGCTACGCTGTATAACAAAAGGAAATCTGGCGGAAACTTCACTATCACCATCTATGAGTGACTCGGAGGAGCCAG CAACAGCAGACAACAGCCTCTCTGAGCAACTAACAAACAATGCCCAAACTCGAGCCTTGAAATTAGAGTTGGAAAATCGGCGTTTGGTAACACTGATTGACTCGCTTCAAGAGAATTCATTCCACGAGAGTTCTACGAGGGTTTTAGAGTTGgaaaaagacaagaaaaaattgactctgaaaataaattcgttaAACGATAACTGCGAACGACTAACCCAACAGAATGCGGACCTTGAAAGAATATGCAGAGATGCTCTGgaggagaataaaaaactCCAAGACTCTTTAAATAACAAACGTGCGCTGTTCGACAAACAGCAACTTGAAAATCAG TCCCTGTCTACGAAAATCTCGGATTTAGAAAGGAATTATGAGTCGgtggtgaaagaaaaacagcGTATTCAATCACTCCAAGAAAGCGCACAAAGGCGAGCTGAAGACTTAGAGCGATCTCTGGATttagtaaatcaaaaattggaGGAGCTGAAGAAAACTGAGAGCAAATTATCAGATATGGTGCTAAGATGTACCGAACTTGAAACTAAGCTTCTAAACttggaaagagaaaaagaaaatgctcAGCGTGACGTCAACAAGTTCCGCCTAACCATAGAA GACAAAGACATCGCACTCGACAAAGCTGCGAATGAGATTGAAATTGCGAACAAAACAATCGATGAATTAAAGCAAGAAGTTGACGATTATAATTCTCAAATTTCCAG GCTACGGGATATCGAAAGATCCAGCAAAGAATTGGATTCCAGAGCTGCAATTGATAGGGAAACTCTGGAAGCATTGCAATCTGACTTGGTTgcagaaaaattaaacaccCAGCATCTATCAACTGTCTTAGAAAAGTTCGGAGTTAGCATCAACATGCTATTATCTCTGCCTACAGACACTATAATAGAAAC AATCGCACAAGTTCCAGAAGTTATAAACAGtgttaaaaaattcgtcaCTATCGAAATTCCACCGCTTGATAATAACTCAGTCAGTAATAAGTCTTCCAATTCAACTGATATCAACACAATCACCGAGCAAAATCGGTTGCAAAATACAGTGGAGACATTAAAG ATCGAGAGTAAAAAACTACGTGCTGAGTTGACAGCCTCGCACGCAATGTCGGATAATCTTTTAGCAGAGAAGGCTAAGCTTCAAGTAAATATAACGACACTACAGTCTCAGAACACTTCACTGACGACTCAGCATACGGCGTTGCAATTAGCTAACTCACAACTTGTCGCTGAGAAAGAAGAG TTATTGAAAGAACGTGCATCCCAGGAGAGCATTCACTCTCAATTGGTCAATGATCAAATAGCTCTGCAGATCCTCCACGAAGGGCTCAACAATGAGTATGAGAAGCTGCTAGTTGAGCGTGAAGTGGTGAAGTCAACTCTTCGGGATGTTAAAAATGAGGCCAGGGCATTAAGAGAGACCTGCCAAAGTCTTGAAGCGAAGAATAAAGCCTTGCAAGCAGAAAGGGAAACGCTTATTGGTAATACTAAGAGCTTAAGCAATCTTCGAGGAGAACATTCGAAACTTAAG GATGACTTCAGAAATCTTTTCACCGCTACGGAAAAGCTTAAATCCGAATACAGGAATTTGCAGGAGGATTACAAGAATAACAAGATGGAAACTAATCGGCTGAGTCTTAAGCAAACGGAAACCAATGGAGAGTTAGTCCTTAAAGACGAGAGGTGTGCTTATCTAGAGTTTGAACTGAGCAAGTTGAACCAGCGCTGCGAA ATGCTGTTGCAAATGAATTCAGGATTAGATAATGACAGGCGTTCACTCATGGATCATGTCAGTTTGCTTCTGAGCCAATATCACGAGCTGCTGACCCATTCTTTGGATGATAAGGAACATTATCatatggaagaaaaattgttcac GGACAAAGTAAACAATCTTTGCCGACAGAAAGAGAAactagaagaaaaaataatggagCATTACCGCAAACTTGAAAGTTGTTCGATGAAAAA AAAAGGATTCGGTGCTAGTTTTGTCAGGAGAGTGAGAAAGGCCGGCTCTGAGCTCTTGAACAAg AATCGTAGATCCTGGGCCGAGGACACCAAACAGTTGGATGGCAAAACATACGAGTCCGAATCTGGTGGAAACGATTCCGACGCCAGTGCAGAAGATATTAGACCGATAAGAGGTAAAAAAG AACAGCCAGATATCACGGAGCTGAGAAGCGATCCCTTATCGCTAGGCTACCCAGGCACTCGGAGAACAGTTTACTATACAGACGAAATTCCATCGAGCAAAACGACTCTGGAT TGA